A section of the Sphingomonas sp. LT1P40 genome encodes:
- a CDS encoding LysR family transcriptional regulator has translation MDLRVLRYFMACVENKTMHAAAAAVHVSQPALSKAINGLEAELGVPLLDRRPRGVEPTRFGEVLFRYAKMIDSEVRRAVAEIDAMRGLTRGTIVIGVIPTMSAVMGEVARQVMETLPGLRLKLKIAFSAELTAALLDGELDTALLLLPADSGPLGLGFEPLVATGPRLAARPGHPLAGRGDLSLADLAGYPWLIPDYPPSHREIINRAFLDAGMPPPQSAIDVSTVILFDTVVQNTDLITVVPSTLLSARQSNLAALDVDFAFPPEQVGLAYRQHSSLLPGARAVMQLIRDACATLPGAIETPR, from the coding sequence ATGGACCTGAGAGTCCTGCGATATTTCATGGCGTGCGTCGAAAACAAGACGATGCATGCCGCCGCCGCCGCCGTGCATGTCTCACAGCCGGCGCTGAGCAAGGCAATCAACGGGCTGGAAGCCGAATTGGGTGTTCCGTTGCTCGACCGCCGCCCGCGCGGGGTGGAACCCACCCGGTTCGGCGAAGTGCTGTTCCGCTATGCCAAGATGATCGACAGCGAGGTGCGCCGCGCGGTGGCGGAGATCGACGCGATGCGCGGGCTGACGCGCGGCACCATCGTCATCGGCGTGATCCCGACGATGAGCGCGGTGATGGGCGAGGTCGCGCGACAGGTGATGGAGACGCTGCCCGGTCTGCGTCTGAAGCTGAAGATCGCCTTTTCTGCCGAACTGACCGCCGCGTTGCTCGACGGCGAACTCGACACTGCCCTGCTGTTGTTGCCCGCCGACAGCGGCCCGCTGGGGCTGGGGTTCGAGCCGCTGGTGGCGACCGGCCCGCGTCTGGCCGCACGTCCGGGGCATCCGCTGGCCGGGCGCGGCGACCTGTCGCTCGCCGATCTGGCGGGTTATCCGTGGCTGATCCCCGATTATCCGCCATCGCACCGCGAGATTATCAACCGCGCGTTCCTCGACGCGGGGATGCCGCCGCCGCAAAGCGCGATCGACGTCAGCACGGTGATCCTGTTCGATACCGTCGTCCAGAATACCGACCTCATCACCGTCGTCCCCTCAACCCTGCTCAGCGCGCGCCAGTCGAATCTCGCCGCGCTCGATGTCGATTTCGCCTTTCCGCCCGAACAGGTCGGGCTCGCCTATCGCCAGCACAGTTCGCTGTTGCCGGGTGCGCGTGCGGTCATGCAGCTGATCCGCGACGCCTGTGCCACCCTGCCCGGTGCGATCGAAACGCCGCGATAA
- a CDS encoding fumarylacetoacetate hydrolase family protein, which translates to MKLACYQGAAGLRVGVVRQDRIFAVDTPSMEALLAEGAAGMKRADAVGGSGDALADVRLAAPVMNPRKFLGIASNYQSHIDEVLRSMPGYVPPGYQRWFVKLPTSINGPYDPILMPPQSEQLDWEVELAVVIGQRCRRVTPERAHEVVAGYTICNDVSVRDWQKRSPTIMLGKSFDTHGPLGPWIVTPDEIGDPHALRLRCLVNGEVVQDGSTSEMINNIWEQIAYLSTVCTLEPGDVLATGTPKGTGGSMKPPRFLKVGDKVRCEVEHIGAIEGEVRAEGVA; encoded by the coding sequence ATGAAGCTCGCATGCTATCAAGGCGCAGCGGGGTTGCGCGTCGGCGTGGTGCGCCAGGACCGCATCTTCGCCGTCGATACGCCGTCGATGGAGGCGCTGCTGGCCGAGGGCGCGGCGGGCATGAAGCGGGCGGACGCCGTTGGCGGTTCGGGAGACGCGCTGGCCGATGTCCGCCTGGCCGCACCGGTCATGAACCCGCGCAAATTTCTGGGCATCGCGTCCAATTATCAAAGCCATATCGACGAGGTGCTGAGGTCGATGCCGGGCTATGTACCGCCCGGATATCAGCGCTGGTTCGTCAAGCTGCCGACGTCGATCAATGGCCCCTATGACCCGATTTTGATGCCGCCGCAGAGCGAGCAGCTCGACTGGGAGGTTGAGCTGGCGGTCGTCATCGGCCAGCGTTGTCGCCGCGTTACCCCGGAGCGCGCGCATGAAGTCGTCGCGGGCTACACCATCTGCAACGACGTGTCGGTGCGCGACTGGCAGAAGCGCAGCCCGACGATCATGCTGGGCAAGTCGTTCGACACGCATGGTCCGCTCGGCCCGTGGATCGTCACGCCCGACGAGATCGGCGATCCACATGCGCTGCGCCTGCGCTGCCTGGTCAATGGCGAGGTGGTGCAGGATGGTTCGACGTCCGAAATGATCAACAATATCTGGGAGCAGATCGCCTATCTCTCCACCGTCTGCACGCTGGAGCCGGGCGACGTGCTGGCCACCGGCACGCCCAAGGGGACCGGCGGGTCGATGAAGCCGCCACGCTTTCTGAAAGTCGGCGACAAGGTACGATGCGAGGTCGAACATATCGGCGCGATCGAGGGCGAAGTGCGGGCGGAGGGCGTGGCGTGA
- a CDS encoding bifunctional 3-(3-hydroxy-phenyl)propionate/3-hydroxycinnamic acid hydroxylase: MASAGDYDIAIVGMGPVGAAAANLAGQAGLRTIVIERGDEPYRQPRAIVFDAEIMRIFASIGLAEQIAAVTRPLGGSVYLGADLQPIRTFRAPQRADPLMWHPSNLFYQPQLEALLRDGVSRFANVEVRTGHDVTSLDGETIRMRGPDGDATVSARFILACDGASSIVRKALGVPLTDIGFEERWLVADTLVDGPMRWPEDHGIPPEVRDGRYSMMVCDPARPATLIPGSGRHRRWEYMLLAGEDDAEVVTDPWLYSHIGKWIDPADVDIVRAAVYRFRALIAARWRVGNTFLLGDAAHQTPPFYGQGMCHGIRDAAQLVWRLALVLRGAAGDELLDSYQPEREPHVRAIVSASVAAGAEVCKLDPEAAALRDEAFREAERNRSGAVAMTDVVPPIRAGLVDRESGGMRLPEFIVETPEGRRHFDRLLDGRFALVATSTLTWPDGYVVDATDPALRDWLARHSADWALVRPDRYVFATGTGQPALDAALDRLADQLHLTPAPTEAAP, encoded by the coding sequence ATGGCAAGCGCGGGTGATTACGACATCGCCATCGTCGGGATGGGGCCGGTGGGTGCCGCCGCCGCGAACCTTGCGGGACAGGCGGGCCTGCGCACCATCGTCATCGAACGCGGCGACGAACCCTATCGCCAGCCCCGCGCGATCGTGTTCGACGCCGAGATCATGCGCATCTTCGCGTCGATCGGGCTGGCGGAGCAGATCGCGGCGGTGACGCGACCGCTGGGCGGATCGGTCTATCTGGGTGCCGATCTACAGCCCATCCGCACTTTCCGTGCGCCGCAACGCGCCGATCCGCTGATGTGGCATCCCAGCAACCTGTTCTATCAGCCGCAGCTGGAGGCGTTGCTGCGCGACGGCGTGTCGCGCTTCGCCAATGTCGAGGTCCGTACGGGTCATGACGTGACCAGCCTTGATGGTGAAACGATACGCATGCGCGGACCGGATGGTGACGCGACCGTCAGCGCCCGCTTCATCCTCGCCTGTGACGGCGCGAGCAGCATTGTGCGCAAGGCGCTGGGGGTGCCGCTGACCGATATCGGATTCGAGGAACGCTGGCTGGTGGCGGACACGCTGGTCGACGGGCCGATGCGCTGGCCTGAGGATCACGGCATCCCGCCCGAGGTGCGCGACGGGCGCTATTCAATGATGGTGTGCGATCCCGCCAGACCGGCCACGCTGATCCCCGGTTCCGGCCGCCATCGCCGCTGGGAATATATGTTGCTGGCGGGTGAGGACGATGCTGAGGTCGTCACCGACCCATGGCTGTACAGCCACATCGGCAAATGGATCGACCCCGCCGATGTCGATATCGTCCGCGCCGCCGTCTATCGCTTTCGCGCGCTGATCGCGGCGCGCTGGCGCGTCGGCAATACCTTCCTGCTCGGTGATGCCGCGCACCAGACGCCGCCTTTTTACGGGCAGGGGATGTGCCACGGCATCCGCGACGCGGCGCAGCTTGTGTGGCGGCTGGCGCTGGTGCTGCGCGGCGCGGCGGGCGACGAACTGCTCGACAGTTATCAGCCGGAGCGCGAGCCGCATGTTCGCGCGATCGTGTCCGCATCGGTCGCGGCGGGGGCGGAGGTGTGCAAGCTCGACCCCGAGGCAGCGGCGCTGCGCGACGAGGCATTCCGCGAAGCCGAGCGTAACCGGAGCGGTGCGGTGGCGATGACCGATGTGGTGCCGCCGATCCGCGCCGGTCTGGTCGATCGGGAAAGCGGCGGGATGCGCCTGCCCGAATTCATCGTCGAAACGCCTGAGGGACGGCGCCATTTCGACCGGCTGCTCGACGGTCGCTTCGCACTGGTTGCAACATCGACGCTGACATGGCCGGACGGTTACGTGGTGGACGCCACCGATCCGGCCTTGCGCGACTGGCTCGCCCGACACAGCGCCGACTGGGCACTGGTTCGCCCCGACCGCTATGTCTTCGCCACCGGCACCGGCCAGCCCGCGCTCGACGCCGCGCTCGACCGGCTCGCCGATCAACTTCACCTCACACCCGCGCCGACGGAGGCAGCCCCATGA
- a CDS encoding SDR family NAD(P)-dependent oxidoreductase produces MALLSGKIAIVTGGASGIGAATAALFEREGASVWRADIDPAATLALDVTDPDAWERAVDRVVAGAGRIDILVNAAGIASAGGPAAIDRVTLDQWRRVFAVNVEGTLLGCQQALRVMGRQAPAAIVNITSTAAVAPSPALAAYGASKAAVVQLTRSVAAAGALAGQKLRCNCVMPGMGDTPMTAAMGAGYHAAWIAQIPEGRFAEADEVAHAILFLASDAASYINGAALPVDGGMLSRPVVSLARG; encoded by the coding sequence GTGGCATTGCTGTCGGGCAAAATCGCGATCGTCACTGGCGGCGCGTCCGGGATCGGGGCGGCGACGGCGGCATTGTTCGAGCGTGAAGGGGCGTCGGTCTGGCGGGCGGATATCGATCCCGCAGCGACGCTTGCGCTCGACGTGACCGATCCCGATGCGTGGGAACGCGCCGTCGACCGCGTCGTGGCCGGGGCGGGGCGAATCGACATCCTGGTCAATGCCGCGGGAATCGCCAGTGCAGGCGGACCAGCCGCCATCGACCGGGTCACGCTCGATCAATGGCGGCGCGTGTTCGCGGTTAATGTCGAGGGGACGCTGCTCGGCTGTCAGCAGGCATTGCGGGTAATGGGGCGGCAGGCCCCGGCGGCCATCGTCAACATCACCTCCACCGCCGCGGTCGCGCCCAGCCCGGCGCTGGCTGCCTATGGCGCGTCCAAGGCGGCAGTCGTGCAACTGACGCGAAGTGTTGCGGCGGCGGGCGCGCTAGCAGGGCAAAAATTGCGGTGCAACTGCGTGATGCCGGGCATGGGGGATACGCCGATGACCGCCGCAATGGGTGCCGGCTATCACGCGGCGTGGATCGCGCAAATTCCTGAAGGCCGCTTTGCCGAGGCGGATGAGGTGGCGCACGCCATATTGTTTCTGGCGAGCGACGCGGCGTCCTATATCAACGGTGCCGCGTTGCCGGTGGATGGCGGCATGCTGAGCCGCCCGGTGGTGTCGCTGGCGCGAGGCTGA
- a CDS encoding VOC family protein, with amino-acid sequence MTRINFALNHVGIYVIDIDAQTDFYTSFFGFIVTDERTDMNPIRFMTMSPNEHHQLLLVSGRAPDSPSTVAQISFLLDDFQQLRAVHERAHADPRITKIWTLDHGNSWTVYFRDPEDNIIETYVHTPWHVSQPHGTPIDFALSDEAIYAATEAAVMTNPTYMSAPDYRAQLVERLGQ; translated from the coding sequence ATGACCCGCATCAATTTCGCGCTCAACCATGTCGGCATCTATGTTATCGACATCGACGCGCAGACCGATTTCTACACCAGCTTTTTCGGCTTCATCGTCACCGACGAACGCACCGATATGAACCCGATCCGCTTCATGACGATGTCGCCCAACGAGCATCACCAGTTGCTGCTGGTATCGGGCCGCGCGCCCGATAGCCCATCGACCGTTGCGCAAATCTCTTTCCTGCTCGACGATTTCCAGCAGCTGCGCGCCGTCCACGAACGCGCCCATGCCGATCCGCGCATCACCAAGATCTGGACGCTGGATCACGGCAACAGCTGGACCGTCTATTTCCGCGATCCGGAGGACAATATCATCGAGACCTATGTCCACACGCCGTGGCATGTCAGCCAGCCGCATGGCACGCCGATCGACTTTGCGCTGTCGGACGAGGCGATTTATGCCGCGACCGAGGCGGCGGTGATGACCAACCCGACCTATATGTCCGCACCCGATTACCGCGCGCAGCTGGTCGAGCGGCTGGGGCAATGA
- a CDS encoding MFS transporter: MTGSGEFRQHWRTLAGCTIAASIGTIGLHAYTSGAFAHALTSDAGFTRDQMSLATLILSASVAVCAPFAGVLMDRYGALRVVSIAVVGEAIAFALLGLIPSSFGFYAAGVFLLAILGVGTTPPGFARMVTGRFDKSRGLALGVMISGLGLMAISGPIWATWVIQQLGWRGGYLVLAGLVLVLGGIGVLLIRSEGDIHGKSSASLKTGDFSALRRPLFWAMLLGFLAPAFFSGGYLLHLISLLRERGFTPAGAAQVQSLIGVAILAGRLGSGWALDHWPPQWVAAVAFTISGLACVLLLGSDPLLVSLAALGIGLTIGAELDIMAYFISRYFGLESFGRLYALAYACLITSAGASPVLISKLADIGDGYATALIVSTVGTVAGAVILMFLPNPGRAEPNKQPEGAIPAEA, from the coding sequence ATGACCGGGTCGGGCGAGTTCCGCCAGCATTGGCGCACGCTGGCGGGGTGCACCATCGCGGCATCGATCGGCACGATCGGGCTGCATGCCTATACCAGCGGCGCGTTCGCGCATGCGCTGACCAGCGATGCCGGATTTACGCGCGACCAGATGTCGCTGGCGACCCTGATCCTGTCGGCCAGCGTGGCGGTGTGTGCGCCGTTCGCGGGCGTGCTGATGGACCGTTACGGCGCGCTGCGTGTCGTCTCGATCGCGGTGGTGGGGGAGGCGATCGCCTTCGCGTTGCTGGGCCTGATCCCGTCGAGTTTCGGCTTCTATGCCGCCGGCGTGTTCCTGCTCGCGATCCTGGGTGTCGGCACGACGCCGCCGGGGTTCGCGCGGATGGTGACGGGCCGGTTCGACAAGTCGCGCGGGCTGGCGCTGGGTGTGATGATTAGCGGCTTGGGCCTGATGGCGATCAGCGGGCCGATCTGGGCGACCTGGGTGATTCAGCAACTGGGCTGGCGCGGTGGCTATCTGGTGCTGGCGGGGCTGGTGTTGGTGCTGGGCGGGATCGGCGTGCTGCTGATCCGCAGTGAAGGCGATATCCATGGCAAGAGCAGCGCTTCGCTCAAGACCGGCGATTTCTCCGCGCTCCGGCGGCCATTATTCTGGGCGATGCTGCTCGGCTTTCTTGCACCGGCATTCTTCAGCGGCGGCTACCTGCTTCACCTGATTTCGCTGTTGCGCGAGCGCGGTTTCACGCCGGCGGGCGCGGCGCAGGTTCAGTCGCTGATCGGCGTTGCGATCCTCGCCGGACGGCTCGGCTCGGGCTGGGCGCTCGATCACTGGCCACCGCAATGGGTGGCGGCGGTCGCCTTCACCATTTCCGGCCTTGCGTGCGTGCTGTTGCTCGGTTCCGATCCGCTGCTGGTCAGCCTCGCCGCGCTGGGCATCGGCCTCACGATCGGCGCGGAGCTGGACATCATGGCCTATTTCATCTCGCGCTATTTCGGGCTGGAGAGTTTCGGGCGGCTCTATGCGCTGGCCTATGCCTGCCTCATCACTTCGGCGGGGGCCAGCCCGGTGCTCATCAGCAAGCTGGCCGACATCGGCGACGGCTATGCCACCGCGCTGATCGTATCGACGGTCGGCACGGTTGCGGGCGCGGTGATCCTGATGTTCCTGCCCAATCCGGGTCGCGCCGAACCGAATAAGCAACCGGAAGGCGCGATCCCGGCGGAGGCGTAA
- a CDS encoding acetyl-CoA C-acyltransferase, which yields MREAAIVSTARTGIGKAYRGAFNVTEAPVLAGHVMNAAVERAEIDPARIDDVFWGVGNQWGTQGGNAGRMAVFAAGLPQSVPAFTLDRKCGSGLNALALAARSIIAGDIDVALSGGMESISLTVTRDAPRFANQSVLEREPHAYMAMIETAEIVAERYGISRAAQDEYAAMSQQRAAAGLANGAFVEEIVAVTVEKAIFDKEGNRTGSETVTVTQDEGIRAGTTAEALAGLRTVFEDGQVIKQGQHITAGNASQLSDGAAAQIVMDRATAEAEGREILGIYRGFQAAGCGPDEMGIGPVFAIPKLLARAGLKVEDIGLWELNEAFASQCLYCRDHLGIDPEKYNVNGGAIAVGHPFGMTGARLVGHALIEARKRGVQYAVVSMCTAGGMGAAGLFEIV from the coding sequence ATGCGTGAAGCCGCAATCGTATCGACGGCCCGGACGGGGATCGGCAAGGCCTATCGGGGTGCATTCAACGTGACCGAGGCACCGGTGCTGGCGGGGCATGTGATGAACGCGGCGGTGGAGCGGGCGGAGATCGACCCGGCGCGGATTGACGATGTCTTCTGGGGCGTGGGCAACCAATGGGGAACGCAAGGGGGAAATGCGGGCCGCATGGCGGTGTTCGCCGCGGGCCTGCCGCAAAGCGTGCCTGCCTTCACGCTGGACCGCAAATGCGGGTCGGGGCTGAACGCGCTGGCGCTGGCGGCGCGGTCGATCATCGCGGGCGATATCGATGTCGCGTTGTCGGGGGGCATGGAGTCGATCAGCCTGACGGTGACCAGGGACGCACCGCGCTTCGCCAACCAGTCGGTGCTGGAGCGTGAGCCGCATGCCTATATGGCGATGATCGAAACCGCCGAGATCGTCGCCGAACGCTATGGAATCAGCCGCGCCGCCCAGGACGAATATGCCGCGATGAGCCAGCAGCGCGCGGCGGCCGGGCTGGCCAATGGCGCGTTCGTCGAGGAGATCGTGGCCGTAACGGTCGAGAAGGCGATCTTCGACAAGGAAGGCAACCGCACCGGATCGGAAACCGTCACCGTCACGCAGGACGAGGGCATTCGCGCAGGCACGACCGCCGAAGCGCTCGCCGGCCTGCGCACCGTGTTCGAGGACGGTCAGGTCATCAAGCAAGGCCAGCACATCACTGCCGGCAATGCCAGCCAGCTGTCGGACGGTGCCGCAGCGCAGATCGTGATGGACCGCGCGACGGCTGAGGCAGAGGGCCGGGAGATTCTGGGCATCTATCGCGGGTTCCAGGCGGCGGGATGCGGGCCGGACGAGATGGGCATCGGCCCGGTGTTCGCCATCCCCAAGCTGCTGGCACGCGCGGGCCTGAAGGTCGAGGATATCGGGCTATGGGAGCTGAACGAGGCGTTTGCCAGCCAGTGCCTCTATTGCCGCGACCATCTCGGCATCGATCCTGAGAAGTACAACGTCAATGGTGGCGCGATCGCCGTCGGCCATCCGTTCGGCATGACCGGCGCGCGGCTGGTCGGCCATGCGCTGATCGAGGCGCGCAAGCGCGGCGTTCAGTACGCCGTCGTGTCGATGTGCACCGCCGGGGGCATGGGTGCCGCCGGGCTGTTCGAGATCGTCTAG
- a CDS encoding type II toxin-antitoxin system Phd/YefM family antitoxin: MKVISSRDFNQDVSQAKRLARVEPVFVTDRGKPTHVLMSIAAFQQLTGATESVVDLLAMPGSAPVALDSSFSGEGWDRRAKLG; encoded by the coding sequence ATGAAGGTTATCAGCAGCCGCGATTTCAATCAGGATGTCAGTCAGGCGAAGCGACTCGCCCGAGTCGAACCGGTGTTCGTAACCGATCGCGGAAAGCCCACGCATGTGCTGATGAGCATCGCCGCCTTCCAGCAACTGACCGGCGCGACGGAGAGCGTGGTCGACCTGCTGGCCATGCCCGGCTCCGCCCCCGTCGCTCTCGACTCGTCCTTTTCCGGCGAAGGCTGGGACCGGCGCGCGAAGCTCGGCTGA
- a CDS encoding type II toxin-antitoxin system VapC family toxin, which yields MFLLDTDIVYELRHARAGRSDPGFTAWASAVSIQTLFVSALTLLELGNAATALARNDKVAAKALESWLDDQVIPAFEGRILAVDTAVVRRRVQLALADSRDALVAATALEHGLTLVTRNTAAFRGARVKLFNPWGFAPDSADEELDWRQAARGGPQWLKSLFVRA from the coding sequence ATGTTCCTGCTCGACACCGATATCGTCTATGAACTGCGCCACGCACGGGCCGGGCGCTCCGATCCCGGTTTCACCGCCTGGGCGTCGGCGGTATCGATACAGACGCTGTTCGTGTCCGCGCTCACCCTGCTCGAACTCGGCAATGCCGCCACCGCGCTCGCACGCAACGACAAGGTGGCTGCCAAAGCGCTGGAAAGCTGGCTCGACGATCAAGTCATCCCGGCGTTCGAGGGCCGCATCCTTGCCGTCGATACCGCCGTCGTCCGCCGTCGCGTCCAGCTTGCCCTTGCCGATTCGCGCGATGCGCTGGTCGCGGCGACCGCGCTCGAACATGGGCTGACGCTGGTCACCCGCAACACCGCCGCGTTCAGGGGTGCGCGGGTCAAATTGTTCAACCCCTGGGGCTTCGCCCCCGACAGCGCAGACGAGGAACTCGACTGGCGTCAGGCGGCGCGCGGCGGCCCGCAATGGCTGAAGAGCCTGTTCGTCCGCGCCTGA
- a CDS encoding TonB-dependent receptor, with the protein MASGIMAARVRMVSAGSALAIALAATPALAQDQAAEAATPREDEIVVTAQKRTERLQDVPISITVVSPELLESTNARNFAELQGVVPGVFFHGNSGGGRTYITLRGATGLALNTGDEPVAVYVDDIYIARGVTVGMSDLLDMGGIEIVRGPQGTLQGRNATAGAILIRSADPTDELSGYFNLSVADPLEFRTQGAISGSLGNGFSARAAAGYVNDRGWAYNPVIDENIGGAESFQSRVVLRYDAGDFNARVVGDYSWTNNQPAIFRYANTNFSPLATGALVPAGTATPNAPLTAADRAAIFEDNIIALNPGTDTTVRTGGVSAKMEYSFGNVDLVSVTGWRRAVVRGTNDSDGLATARMGYNQNNAESSQVSQELRLQSSGSQRFSWILGLYFFDENQYYDDDIYNLRFSLPTNGVTKYRGNLYTTSYAAFADATFRLTEQFHIIGGIRYTHDDKKLDAVIRPTNLDTNVTTNTVYSPPSETWTDTSYRAKLVYQPSRDLMFFAGYGRGFRAGGYNPFAVQPSYQPEVNKSWEVGAKGTTADRALSFSFAAFLSDYSNLQLRAGVPTGGAIITNAAEARIKGVELELVARPGPMTRLTGNLAYTDASFTSFPTARNTLDQPVDATGNKLPRTPEWQFFVQAEQDFAIGSDLMLTAEANYRWRDKIYFFFTDQTVQPWQDPANGELGARLTIKPDGARWSFSLFGTNLTNARIINTAAVTFSYPQVGLNKPRVVGASAAFKF; encoded by the coding sequence ATGGCATCTGGAATCATGGCGGCACGAGTCCGTATGGTGAGTGCGGGTTCGGCACTGGCGATCGCGCTGGCGGCAACACCGGCACTGGCGCAGGATCAGGCAGCGGAAGCGGCGACCCCGCGCGAGGACGAAATCGTCGTCACCGCACAAAAGCGCACCGAGCGGCTTCAGGACGTGCCGATCTCGATCACCGTGGTCAGCCCGGAACTGCTGGAAAGCACCAATGCGCGCAACTTTGCCGAGCTTCAGGGCGTGGTGCCGGGCGTGTTCTTCCACGGCAATTCGGGCGGCGGGCGCACCTATATCACGCTGCGCGGTGCGACCGGTCTGGCGCTCAACACCGGTGACGAGCCGGTCGCGGTCTATGTCGACGACATCTATATCGCGCGCGGCGTCACCGTCGGCATGTCCGACCTGCTCGACATGGGCGGGATCGAGATCGTGCGCGGTCCGCAGGGCACGCTTCAGGGCCGCAACGCCACCGCCGGCGCGATCCTGATCCGCAGCGCCGACCCGACCGACGAGCTGAGCGGCTATTTCAACCTGAGCGTCGCCGATCCGTTGGAGTTTCGCACGCAGGGCGCGATTTCGGGATCGCTGGGTAACGGCTTCAGCGCGCGCGCTGCGGCGGGCTATGTCAACGATCGCGGCTGGGCGTATAACCCGGTGATCGACGAGAATATCGGCGGTGCGGAGAGTTTCCAGTCGCGCGTGGTGCTGCGTTACGATGCCGGCGATTTCAACGCGCGCGTCGTCGGCGATTACAGCTGGACCAACAATCAGCCCGCGATCTTCCGCTATGCCAATACCAATTTCAGCCCGCTGGCGACCGGCGCGCTGGTCCCGGCCGGCACCGCGACCCCCAACGCACCCCTGACCGCCGCCGACCGTGCCGCGATCTTCGAGGACAATATCATCGCGCTGAACCCCGGCACCGACACGACCGTGCGGACCGGTGGCGTTTCGGCGAAGATGGAATATTCGTTCGGAAACGTGGACCTGGTCTCGGTCACCGGCTGGCGGCGTGCGGTGGTGCGCGGCACGAACGATTCCGACGGCCTCGCCACCGCGCGCATGGGCTACAACCAGAACAATGCCGAGAGCAGCCAGGTCAGTCAGGAGCTACGGCTGCAATCCTCGGGCAGCCAGCGCTTTTCGTGGATTCTGGGCCTCTATTTCTTCGACGAGAACCAATATTATGACGACGATATCTATAATCTGCGCTTCTCGCTGCCGACCAATGGCGTCACCAAATATCGTGGCAATCTCTACACCACATCCTATGCCGCCTTTGCCGACGCGACCTTCCGCCTGACCGAGCAATTCCACATCATCGGCGGCATCCGCTATACGCATGATGACAAGAAGCTGGACGCCGTAATCCGCCCGACCAACCTCGACACCAACGTCACCACCAACACCGTCTATTCGCCGCCTTCGGAGACATGGACCGACACCTCCTATCGCGCGAAACTGGTTTATCAGCCGTCGCGCGACCTGATGTTCTTCGCCGGTTACGGGCGTGGTTTCCGCGCGGGCGGCTATAATCCGTTCGCAGTGCAGCCATCCTACCAGCCCGAGGTCAACAAGAGCTGGGAAGTGGGCGCAAAAGGCACCACTGCCGACCGCGCGCTCAGCTTCTCGTTCGCCGCCTTCCTGTCCGATTACTCGAACCTTCAGCTGCGCGCGGGCGTGCCGACCGGTGGTGCGATCATCACCAATGCGGCGGAAGCGCGGATCAAGGGCGTCGAGCTGGAGCTGGTCGCGCGACCGGGTCCGATGACGCGGCTGACCGGCAATCTGGCCTATACCGACGCCAGCTTCACCAGTTTCCCGACCGCGCGCAACACGCTCGATCAGCCGGTCGATGCGACCGGCAACAAGCTGCCGCGCACGCCGGAATGGCAGTTCTTCGTCCAGGCTGAACAGGATTTCGCGATCGGCAGCGATCTGATGCTGACGGCGGAGGCGAATTACCGCTGGCGCGACAAAATCTATTTCTTCTTCACCGACCAGACCGTGCAGCCGTGGCAGGATCCGGCCAATGGCGAGCTTGGCGCGCGGTTGACGATTAAGCCCGATGGCGCGCGCTGGTCTTTCTCGCTGTTCGGCACCAATCTGACCAATGCGCGGATCATCAACACCGCGGCGGTCACGTTCAGCTACCCGCAGGTCGGACTGAACAAGCCGCGTGTGGTCGGCGCATCCGCCGCGTTCAAATTCTGA